A DNA window from Euwallacea fornicatus isolate EFF26 chromosome 17, ASM4011564v1, whole genome shotgun sequence contains the following coding sequences:
- the LOC136344565 gene encoding LIM homeobox transcription factor 1-alpha isoform X2 — MMAAGIALCGMCCRPISDRFLLRIMDLSYHEHCVQCCACGDRLHHTCFVRDSKLYCRLDYDRLFIKKCLGCSERVSPEELVMRASDNIFHLRCFVCVVCGIRLQKGDLYVIKQGQLFCRTDYEKEVEMMQGFGYGEFICDDLVQSNRSHDGRRGPKRPRTILTTQQRRAFKASFEVSPKPCRKVRETLAKDTGLSVRIVQVWFQNQRAKMKKMQKKARQDKGGKDVEEKEKLSVKEEEPSPHSTPFFNDSGSDNETTHEDSLQTHHPDNSHIKEEIENENFFYKGNNNLHSFSGLDLKRREDTYPLGLPPFGNPLDAAPSMLLQPPAAHQNPPQAIAGLNPIDRLYSMQNSYFCGEDEP, encoded by the exons ATGATGG CCGCCGGAATTGCGCTGTGCGGAATGTGCTGTCGGCCAATTAGCGACCGGTTTCTGCTGCGCATCATGGACTTGTCCTATCACGAGCACTGCGTCCAGTGTTGCGCATGCGGGGATCGGCTACATCATACCTGTTTCGTCAGAGATTCCAAACTTTATTGCCGACTGGATTACGACAG ACTGTTCATCAAGAAGTGTCTGGGCTGCTCCGAAAGAGTCTCTCCTGAAGAACTAGTGATGAGAGCCAGCGACAACATCTTCCACCTCAGATGCTTCGTTTGCGTAGTGTGCGGCATCCGCCTCCAAAAAGGCGatctttatgtgatcaaacaagGACAACTATTTTGCCGAACTGACTACGAGAAAGAAGTGGAAATGATGCAGGGATTCGGATACG GGGAATTCATTTGCGACGACTTGGTGCAGTCAAACAGGTCCCATGACGGCCGGAGGGGGCCCAAGCGACCCAGAACCATCCTCACGACCCAGCAGCGAAGGGCTTTTAAGGCCTCTTTCGAGGTCAGCCCGAAGCCCTGCAGAAAAGTTAGGGAGACGTTAGCTAAAGATACGGGACTAAGCGTGCGGATCGTGCAG GTGTGGTTTCAAAATCAACGGGCCAAGATGAAGAAGATGCAGAAGAAGGCCCGTCAGGACAAAGGGGGCAAAGACGTCGAGGAGAAGGAGAAGCTCAGCGTTAAGGAGGAGGAACCTA GCCCCCACTCCACTCCGTTCTTCAACGACAGCGGCAGCGACAATGAAACCACCCACGAGGACTCTCTGCAGACCCACCACCCGGACAACTCCCACATAAAGGAGGAAATTGAGAACGAGAATTTCTTCTACAAAGGCAACAACAACTTGCACTCATTTTCCG GGCTGGACTTGAAAAGAAGGGAGGACACGTACCCCCTAGGCCTGCCGCCCTTCGGTAATCCCCTAGATGCCGCCCCCTCGATGCTGCTGCAGCCACCTGCAGCCCACCAGAACCCTCCCCAAGCAATCGCGGGGCTCAACCCAATAGATCGACTGTATTCAATGCAAAATTCGTACTTTTGCGGCGAGGACGAGCCCTGA
- the LOC136344565 gene encoding LIM homeobox transcription factor 1-alpha isoform X1 → MMAAGIALCGMCCRPISDRFLLRIMDLSYHEHCVQCCACGDRLHHTCFVRDSKLYCRLDYDRLFIKKCLGCSERVSPEELVMRASDNIFHLRCFVCVVCGIRLQKGDLYVIKQGQLFCRTDYEKEVEMMQGFGYVGEFICDDLVQSNRSHDGRRGPKRPRTILTTQQRRAFKASFEVSPKPCRKVRETLAKDTGLSVRIVQVWFQNQRAKMKKMQKKARQDKGGKDVEEKEKLSVKEEEPSPHSTPFFNDSGSDNETTHEDSLQTHHPDNSHIKEEIENENFFYKGNNNLHSFSGLDLKRREDTYPLGLPPFGNPLDAAPSMLLQPPAAHQNPPQAIAGLNPIDRLYSMQNSYFCGEDEP, encoded by the exons ATGATGG CCGCCGGAATTGCGCTGTGCGGAATGTGCTGTCGGCCAATTAGCGACCGGTTTCTGCTGCGCATCATGGACTTGTCCTATCACGAGCACTGCGTCCAGTGTTGCGCATGCGGGGATCGGCTACATCATACCTGTTTCGTCAGAGATTCCAAACTTTATTGCCGACTGGATTACGACAG ACTGTTCATCAAGAAGTGTCTGGGCTGCTCCGAAAGAGTCTCTCCTGAAGAACTAGTGATGAGAGCCAGCGACAACATCTTCCACCTCAGATGCTTCGTTTGCGTAGTGTGCGGCATCCGCCTCCAAAAAGGCGatctttatgtgatcaaacaagGACAACTATTTTGCCGAACTGACTACGAGAAAGAAGTGGAAATGATGCAGGGATTCGGATACG TAGGGGAATTCATTTGCGACGACTTGGTGCAGTCAAACAGGTCCCATGACGGCCGGAGGGGGCCCAAGCGACCCAGAACCATCCTCACGACCCAGCAGCGAAGGGCTTTTAAGGCCTCTTTCGAGGTCAGCCCGAAGCCCTGCAGAAAAGTTAGGGAGACGTTAGCTAAAGATACGGGACTAAGCGTGCGGATCGTGCAG GTGTGGTTTCAAAATCAACGGGCCAAGATGAAGAAGATGCAGAAGAAGGCCCGTCAGGACAAAGGGGGCAAAGACGTCGAGGAGAAGGAGAAGCTCAGCGTTAAGGAGGAGGAACCTA GCCCCCACTCCACTCCGTTCTTCAACGACAGCGGCAGCGACAATGAAACCACCCACGAGGACTCTCTGCAGACCCACCACCCGGACAACTCCCACATAAAGGAGGAAATTGAGAACGAGAATTTCTTCTACAAAGGCAACAACAACTTGCACTCATTTTCCG GGCTGGACTTGAAAAGAAGGGAGGACACGTACCCCCTAGGCCTGCCGCCCTTCGGTAATCCCCTAGATGCCGCCCCCTCGATGCTGCTGCAGCCACCTGCAGCCCACCAGAACCCTCCCCAAGCAATCGCGGGGCTCAACCCAATAGATCGACTGTATTCAATGCAAAATTCGTACTTTTGCGGCGAGGACGAGCCCTGA
- the LOC136344569 gene encoding U6 snRNA-associated Sm-like protein LSm2, with product MLFYSFFKSLVGKDVVVELKNDLSICGTLHSVDQYLNIKLTDISVTDTDKYPHMLSVKNCFIRGSVVRYVQLPADEVDTQLLQDAARKEASAPTR from the exons ATG CTTTTCTATTCGTTTTTCAAGTCACTTGTGGGCAAAGATGTGGTTGTTGAGCTGAAAAATGACCTGAG CATCTGTGGAACGCTGCATTCTGTGGACCAATACCTGAATATCAAGCTCACAGATATCAGTGTAACAGATACCGATAAATATCCTCACATG TTATCAGTGAAAAACTGCTTTATCAGAGGCTCAGTAGTTCGTTATGTCCAGCTGCCAGCAGATGAGGTGGATACTCAGCTGTTGCAAGATGCAGCCAGAAAAGAGGCATCGGCCCCTACTCGGTAA
- the Lmx1a gene encoding LIM homeobox transcription factor 1-beta, which produces MLEFYPHHMNLNPAMLPDHGGTMPGPEYNGRTDLTNPASLIKREQTQDTCEGCGRKIHDRYLMRVAEASWHEHCLCCNVCGILLTNSCYTRNMKLYCKADYDRIFGVKCSRCGDRLLPQEMVMRAQQHVYHLPCFVCVVCCQPLQKGEQFVLRAGQLFCRQDFEKELYLMQQTHSGDEDLLDENSRPRDGRRGPKRPRTILTSAQRRQFKASFEVSPKPCRKVREALAKETGLSVRVVQVWFQNQRAKMKKIQRKQKQDDGKSPSDKEKSDKEEKSIKQEASPTSSEFGMGLGYGGSGQPLNPNMPYSPDDNYPAHSGESFCSSDISLDDSTNFDHLDEATSDTMSIQNLDLQSQSHHNDNSTSTGNVANPIDKLYLMQNSYFNTEH; this is translated from the exons ATGCTGGAGTTTTATCCGCATCACATGAACTTGAATCCGGCGATGTTGCCCGATCATGGTGGGACCATGCCGGGGCCCGAGTATAACGGAAGAACAG ATTTAACGAATCCCGCCTCTCTAATTAAGCGCGAACAAACCCAGGACACCTGCGAGGGCTGCGGTCGCAAAATCCACGATCGCTACCTCATGCGAGTAGCCGAAGCCAGCTGGCACGAGCACTGTCTATGCTGCAACGTGTGCGGCATTTTACTGACCAATTCCTGTTATACTAGGAATATGAAATTGTATTGCAAGGCTGATTACGATAG GATTTTCGGAGTGAAATGTTCGAGGTGTGGAGATCGGCTGTTACCTCAGGAGATGGTCATGAGGGCCCAACAACACGTTTACCACCTGCCTTGTTTTGTGTGCGTCGTCTGTTGTCAACCCCTGCAAAAAGGAGAACAATTTGTCTTACGGGCCGGTCAACTCTTCTGCAGACAAGACTTCGAGAAGGAACTGTACTTAATGCAGCAAACGCATAGTGGAGACGAGGACCTCTTGGACGAAAATAGCAGGCCTCGGGACGGGAGGAGAGGCCCTAAAAGACCTAGAACCATCCTCACTTCCGCTCAAAGACGGCAATTTAAGGCGTCTTTTGAG GTGAGTCCGAAACCGTGCCGGAAAGTGCGAGAGGCTCTCGCCAAGGAAACAGGCCTCAGCGTCCGGGTGGTGCAAGTCTGGTTCCAGAACCAAAGAGCTAAGATGAAGAAGATCCAACGCAAACAAAAGCAGGACGACGGGAAGTCTCCCAGTGACAAGGAAAAGAGCGACAAAGAAGAGAAGAGCATAAAACAAGAGGCCAGTCCCACGAGCAGTGAGTTTGGTATGGGGTTAGGCTATGGCGGTTCTGGACAACCGCTCAATCCTAATATGCCCTACTCTCCTGACG ATAACTATCCCGCCCACTCGGGGGAGTCTTTCTGCAGCTCAGACATATCCCTTGACGATAGTACAAACTTCGATCATCTAGATGAGGCCACTTCAGACACAATGTCTATACAAAACTTGGATCTGCAGTCGCAGTCTCATCATAATGATAACTCAACGTCTACGGGAAATGTCGCTAACCCCATCGATAAGCTCTACCTCATGCAGAATTCTTATTTCAACAcggaacattaa